One Lacunisphaera limnophila DNA window includes the following coding sequences:
- a CDS encoding CHASE domain-containing protein, translated as MATLTRASLHRRGLVWVVAVVGVALSLFIWLYASRSETARIRTGFLSRAQTQAAVAAQQLRSYEEMVHSLRDSFLGQNTVTRGEFTRVAQSIFQRHHGVQALQWVQILNHAERGPFEKTTSHELGRPVVITRRFPDETLRPAPSADEYFVISYVEPLAGNEPVLGYDVTSAPSAPLLRAARQDRKFKVSPSMRLAQSTAAAAQPGVIFILPLWRDDVPGQPVEGFVQGVFRLQTMLAQSHQLTTNEALDTYYFDVTDSEPGTFLYANRGGLDSLGPPTDRLDLPLPAPGDYRETLQIGDRRWLMLIRQNADWSRRAGSRQPALILGFGLAITALLAFLIHSLLQRTARIEDEVRVRTRQLRESEARLQDIMDHSPAIIFLKDLDGRYQLCNHAFELFCARPRSAILGCRDEDLFPAAPAARAREHDLQVQAAGRPMEFEEASTDTPPRLYLAHKFPLLDEQGRIYALCGISTDITDRKAAEQQKLAFERKLLESQKFESLGVLAGGVAHDFNNILTAILGNATLVAMDLPDTHRARQQLSHIEHAAQRAGDLCAQMLAYAGRAAFVTAPVNLAALVTDTAALLEATVGRRVRLELLTDTTVPAVLGDATQLRQIVMNLVINAADAMADRTDGHVIVRTFTRDLSAEFFQQAVQSPTLPAGRYVGIEVSDNGSGMPPAVMDRIFEPFFTTKFSGRGLGLAAVRGIVQSHNGALFVESAPDRGTVFRLFLPATNAVATGSAPPFIPGTSPLHGTVLVVDDEDPVRQVARDALTLLGLTVHEAADGPAALALVQAAPDTIDLVLLDLTMPGLAGDEVLRRLRQIRPDLKVIIMSGYSEGETMQRCAASGVSGYLPKPFAIAELGEKLRQLLG; from the coding sequence ATGGCCACCCTCACCCGCGCCTCCCTCCACCGCCGTGGCCTGGTCTGGGTGGTGGCGGTGGTCGGTGTCGCCCTCTCCCTGTTTATCTGGCTCTATGCCTCGCGCAGTGAGACGGCCCGCATCCGCACCGGGTTCCTGAGCCGCGCCCAGACCCAGGCCGCCGTCGCCGCCCAGCAGCTGCGCAGCTACGAGGAAATGGTCCATAGCCTCCGCGATTCCTTCCTCGGCCAGAACACCGTCACGCGCGGTGAATTCACCCGCGTCGCCCAGTCCATCTTCCAGCGGCACCACGGGGTGCAGGCGCTGCAATGGGTGCAGATCCTGAACCATGCCGAACGCGGCCCGTTCGAGAAGACCACCTCCCACGAGCTCGGCCGGCCCGTCGTCATCACCCGGCGCTTCCCGGATGAAACCCTCCGGCCCGCGCCCTCGGCCGACGAATACTTCGTCATCTCCTACGTCGAACCGCTCGCCGGCAACGAGCCCGTGCTCGGCTACGACGTCACCAGCGCCCCTTCCGCCCCCCTCCTCCGGGCCGCGCGCCAGGACCGCAAATTCAAGGTCAGCCCGAGCATGCGTCTCGCCCAGTCCACCGCGGCGGCCGCCCAGCCCGGCGTGATCTTCATCCTGCCCTTATGGCGCGACGATGTCCCGGGGCAGCCGGTCGAGGGTTTTGTCCAGGGTGTCTTCCGCCTCCAGACCATGCTGGCCCAGTCCCACCAGCTCACCACCAACGAGGCCCTCGACACTTACTACTTCGATGTGACCGACAGCGAGCCCGGCACCTTCCTCTACGCCAACCGCGGCGGGCTGGATTCCTTGGGCCCGCCCACGGACCGGCTGGACCTGCCCCTGCCGGCGCCGGGTGATTACCGCGAGACCCTCCAGATCGGCGATCGCCGCTGGCTGATGCTGATCCGCCAGAACGCCGACTGGAGCCGGCGCGCCGGCTCCCGCCAGCCCGCCCTCATCCTCGGCTTCGGCCTGGCGATCACCGCCCTGCTCGCATTTCTCATCCACAGCCTCCTGCAACGCACCGCCCGCATCGAGGACGAGGTGCGCGTGCGCACCCGCCAGCTCCGCGAGAGCGAGGCCCGTCTCCAGGACATCATGGATCACAGCCCGGCCATCATCTTCCTCAAGGATCTCGACGGCCGCTACCAGCTGTGCAACCACGCCTTCGAGCTCTTCTGCGCCCGCCCCCGGTCCGCCATCCTCGGCTGCCGCGACGAGGATCTTTTCCCCGCCGCGCCGGCCGCGCGCGCCCGCGAGCACGATCTGCAGGTGCAGGCGGCCGGCCGGCCGATGGAGTTCGAGGAAGCCTCCACCGACACCCCGCCCCGCCTCTACCTCGCGCACAAGTTTCCGCTGCTCGATGAACAGGGCCGCATCTACGCCCTCTGCGGCATCTCCACCGACATCACCGACCGCAAGGCCGCCGAGCAGCAGAAGCTCGCCTTCGAGCGCAAGCTCCTCGAAAGCCAGAAATTCGAAAGCCTCGGCGTCCTCGCCGGCGGCGTCGCCCACGACTTCAACAACATCCTCACCGCCATCCTCGGCAACGCCACCCTCGTGGCCATGGACCTGCCCGACACCCACCGCGCCCGGCAGCAGCTCAGTCACATCGAGCACGCCGCCCAGCGGGCCGGCGACCTGTGCGCCCAGATGCTCGCCTACGCCGGGCGCGCCGCCTTCGTCACCGCTCCCGTGAACCTCGCCGCCCTCGTGACCGACACCGCCGCCCTCCTCGAGGCCACCGTGGGCCGGCGCGTCCGATTGGAACTCCTGACCGACACCACCGTCCCCGCCGTCCTCGGTGACGCCACCCAGCTGCGGCAGATTGTGATGAATCTCGTGATCAACGCGGCCGACGCCATGGCGGACCGCACCGACGGCCACGTCATCGTGCGCACCTTCACCCGCGACCTGTCGGCCGAATTTTTCCAGCAGGCCGTGCAGTCTCCCACCCTGCCCGCCGGCCGCTATGTCGGGATCGAGGTCAGCGACAACGGCAGCGGCATGCCCCCCGCGGTCATGGACCGCATCTTCGAGCCCTTCTTCACGACCAAGTTCTCCGGCCGCGGCCTCGGTCTCGCCGCCGTGCGCGGCATCGTCCAGAGCCACAACGGCGCCCTTTTTGTCGAGTCCGCCCCGGACCGGGGGACGGTCTTCCGGCTCTTTTTGCCGGCCACCAACGCCGTGGCCACCGGCTCCGCCCCGCCCTTCATCCCCGGTACCAGCCCGCTCCACGGCACCGTGCTCGTGGTCGATGACGAGGATCCCGTGCGCCAGGTCGCCCGCGACGCGCTCACCCTGCTGGGCCTCACCGTGCATGAGGCCGCCGACGGTCCCGCCGCCCTCGCCCTCGTGCAGGCCGCACCGGACACCATCGACCTGGTGCTGCTGGATCTGACCATGCCGGGCCTCGCCGGCGACGAGGTCCTGCGCCGGCTGCGCCAGATCCGGCCCGACCTGAAAGTCATCATCATGAGCGGCTATAGCGAGGGCGAGACCATGCAGCGCTGCGCCGCCTCCGGGGTTTCCGGCTACCTGCCC